From a region of the Deltaproteobacteria bacterium genome:
- the lepA gene encoding elongation factor 4 produces ASCEGVLLLIDAAQGVQAQTLANMYAALEQDLTIIPVINKIDLPSADIERVKEEIEIDLGLDSDSALLCSAKEGIGIEEILEAITERIPAPKGSRDAPLSALIFDAHYDPFRGTVVSCRVFNGSVHPGDTIRLMFFGATYLVEEVGFFRLVREPRKELSAGEVGYLIAGIKTVSDTRIGDTITLDNHPAPAPLHGFKEVKPVVFSSIYPISSEDYQSLADALEKYKLNDAALVYQKDSSAALGQGFRCGFLGLLHLEIVQERLEREFNQSIIMTVPSVQYRYHLKDGQTVVVDNPQYYPDPMTIETSEEPFIRATILIPDSYLGNIMSLCRERRGLNPQIHYPTPGRVELKSDLPLAEVIYDFYDKLKSLTRGYGSFDYELIGYRESDLVKLDILVNGEKVDALSLMVHRDRARVRAVQICDRLKEEIPRQMFKIPIQGAIGGAIIARSTVSAFRKDVTAKCYGGDITRKRKLLEKQKKGKQRMKMVGSVEIPQSAFVAVLKTDTD; encoded by the coding sequence AGCTTCCTGCGAAGGGGTTTTGCTGTTAATCGATGCCGCTCAGGGGGTTCAGGCCCAGACGCTGGCTAATATGTATGCCGCTTTGGAGCAGGACCTGACCATTATCCCGGTCATTAATAAAATCGATCTTCCATCGGCCGATATCGAACGGGTCAAGGAAGAGATCGAAATCGATCTGGGCCTGGATTCCGATTCGGCCTTACTGTGCTCGGCCAAGGAGGGGATCGGGATCGAAGAAATCCTGGAGGCTATTACCGAACGGATTCCGGCGCCCAAAGGCAGCCGGGATGCACCCTTGTCGGCCCTGATCTTTGATGCCCACTATGATCCCTTTCGCGGGACCGTGGTCAGTTGCCGGGTCTTCAATGGATCCGTCCATCCAGGGGACACCATCCGCCTGATGTTTTTTGGAGCCACCTATCTGGTGGAAGAGGTGGGGTTCTTCCGCTTGGTCCGGGAGCCTCGAAAGGAACTTTCGGCCGGCGAGGTGGGCTATCTGATTGCCGGCATCAAAACCGTCAGCGACACCCGGATCGGGGACACCATTACCCTGGATAACCATCCGGCCCCGGCCCCTTTGCACGGGTTCAAGGAAGTCAAGCCGGTGGTCTTTTCCTCCATCTATCCCATTTCTTCCGAGGATTATCAATCCCTGGCCGATGCCCTGGAAAAATACAAACTCAACGACGCGGCCCTGGTCTATCAAAAAGATTCTTCCGCGGCCCTGGGTCAGGGCTTTCGTTGCGGCTTCCTCGGGCTGTTGCATCTGGAAATCGTCCAGGAGCGTTTGGAGCGGGAATTCAACCAGTCCATTATTATGACCGTACCCAGCGTCCAATACCGCTATCATCTCAAAGACGGACAGACGGTGGTGGTTGATAACCCCCAGTATTACCCTGATCCCATGACCATAGAAACCTCTGAAGAACCCTTTATCCGGGCCACGATTTTAATTCCCGATAGCTACCTGGGCAATATCATGTCCCTCTGCCGGGAACGTCGGGGATTGAATCCCCAGATACATTACCCGACACCCGGCCGGGTGGAACTCAAATCCGACCTGCCCCTAGCCGAGGTCATCTACGATTTTTACGACAAACTGAAAAGCCTGACTCGCGGCTATGGCTCTTTTGATTACGAACTGATCGGCTACCGGGAAAGTGACCTGGTGAAATTGGATATCCTGGTTAACGGCGAGAAAGTGGATGCCCTTTCCCTGATGGTCCATCGGGACCGGGCCAGGGTCAGGGCCGTTCAGATCTGCGACCGGCTGAAAGAAGAAATCCCCAGACAGATGTTCAAGATCCCCATCCAGGGGGCCATCGGCGGGGCTATAATCGCCCGATCGACCGTCTCTGCTTTCCGAAAAGACGTGACTGCCAAGTGTTATGGCGGGGACATCACCCGGAAACGAAAACTGTTGGAGAAACAGAAAAAAGGCAAACAGCGGATGAAGATGGTCGGCTCGGTCGAAATCCCTCAGAGCGCCTTTGTGGCCGTATTGAAAACGGACACGGATTGA